The bacterium genome has a window encoding:
- a CDS encoding thermonuclease family protein, which yields MGIDTPETVDPRKPVECFGKEATQKMKELVDSKTVKLVRGKESSNRDRYSRLLRYIYLIDNTFVNAEMIKQGYAYAYTKYPFEYMEEFKRYEREARENNRGLWAPGVCEAEQTKQQEEILTI from the coding sequence ATAGGAATTGATACTCCCGAAACAGTTGATCCGCGTAAACCTGTAGAATGTTTTGGTAAAGAAGCTACACAAAAGATGAAAGAATTAGTTGATAGTAAAACAGTAAAATTAGTTAGAGGTAAAGAAAGTTCCAATCGGGATAGATATAGTAGACTTTTAAGATATATTTATCTTATAGATAATACTTTTGTAAATGCTGAAATGATCAAACAAGGTTATGCTTATGCCTATACTAAGTATCCTTTTGAATATATGGAAGAATTTAAAAGGTATGAAAGAGAAGCCAGAGAAAATAATAGAGGTTTATGGGCCCCAGGAGTATGTGAGGCAGAACAAACAAAACAACAAGAAGAAATTTTAACTATTTAA